From the Glycine max cultivar Williams 82 chromosome 11, Glycine_max_v4.0, whole genome shotgun sequence genome, the window gtaaatttaattaatttgatttgaaatgtttgatgattgattgtatttgattgtgtttgattgatgtgttattgtacttgtttttgcttgattaatattgaatgttttaatgcctttcggtatcacttgattctcatacattgcaatcaacaagataaaagataaaatatatgtatgtaattaacaagtggtaacatctttctcctctctattcatgatttgtttttgatgttgacaaagggggagagaaagataacagataaaatagtaagaaaaattatctattctttatgagacaatttttttacatatgaaaaatatgaaatcttcatctgcctcatataagcaatcattgcgaaaccaagggggagtaaactatatgcaaatagatattttttctttgttgttgctcctaacctacaggtggttgtcatcatcaaaaagggggagaatgtaaatcatgaagattttgatgatgtcaagaagaattaagaatttgcttgagaagggaggagaatgtaaatcatgcaagctttgatggtgttgagaagaaatcacatgtttgtcatcatcaaaaagggggagaatgtgaatgtatgtatacatgattttgatgatgtcaaaagaagaatcaaacaaggctcattttgcttcaagattaatacaagattgcttcaacaaacaaagccttgattcaagatttcttcaagatcaagccttacctcacaatgaaaggtttcaagtcattcaaggcacatgtaatcgattaccaatacatgtaatcgattaccaatggtttgaaagtgtgaatcgattacacatcatatgtaatcgattatcagagactctgaacgttgggaattcaaattttaaatgaagggtcacaactgttcaagaaaaacaactttgtaatcgattacactaattctgtaatcgattaccagagaggattttcaaggaatatcgccaacagtcacatcttatcatttggattttgaatggccatcaaaggcctatatatatgtgtgacttgggacaaaattgaagagagagttttgcttggcaaaaatgtcttatcctctcaaaagacaaagagagagattccaaaagaacttcattgtcaaatgttctctcaaaagaaatccttggccaaacacttgcaaaatctataaggattcctacatgatctttattgtaatattcttctcttgaagagagaattttttcttccattctttttattcaatgagattggttaagagactgtgagtctcttgttgtaaaggattcctgaacacaagggatgggttgtccctgtatggttcagactttgtaatggattttacaaagatagtggaaatttcaagtgggttgcttgagtactggatgtaggcacgggaagtggccgaaccagtataaaattgtgtttgcattctctcctcccttatcttatttgttttgttgcaatcaattgtgtcttgcatgtttaaagaacattgttaaattgattgttgttgcttcttctgcattctaagcctatccctcttaagattattgaggccacaaggtccaacaacaaaaacatactTGCATAAACCCATTATGTGACACAAAAAAGGACTCATTATCAATTATGAGCTACAATACAAGGCATGCATTTAGACCTACAAAATCATGAACCTCTTATGAAAAAGGATGATCAACAAGACCAAAAcaattgacaaaaataaaaaataccaaatagaaaaaaaatcagaggTAGAGAAGGAAATCCACTCTATAACGGTGGGATGTTCTAAAACAAAGAAAGGAATTTTGCCAATTTTGTAATCGAAGTCAGGAATCTCTATCTACGTGCAATCATTGTAATTCATCAAAGTGAGGTCACCTTAATCAAAAGGAATAATCGACCCAGCAAAATCAACCCCATGGCCAAACACCCCAAAACAAGGGCTTGTAATTGGAATCGAATTTGGCAGATTTGGGTTTGCATCTGGACGAAGATGATGGTTTACGGGGTGGATTTAACTGCTGGTGGTGATGTCAGAGGTGGGTGTTTGCAGAGGAGGTTCAGAATGGAGCACGAGAAACATGTACAAAGGGAAGCATCGGAGGGAGTCAAGATAGCGGAAGGATCGATCCAAGGGACAAAAGCCGTGGTTGTGGCGTCGAAGAGTGACGACGTCGCCGTTGTGAGCTAGTGGAAGTCAAGGTGAGACAAGATCGGAGGAAGGAGCACGATGTGGGAGAAGAACAAGTGAAGATTAAAGGAAGAAGCACGAACCAATGAAGAACGAGTgtggaagaagagaaagggaaggAAACATAGAGTTACACATGTCCAATTTTATGGGGACAAACACCAGACACATAGATTTGGAGTCAGACAACCCTGACTCCAAgccaaaaaataacacattgtaatttttcagggatgaaaaacaaatgaaaaattttacataatgaAAAACGAACTTCACCAATTTTATAGGACAAAAAACATATTATTGAAACTAGTCACACAAATGcacattttttgataaaaaaaaacacaaatgttttatttttatatatttttgtaaccACCATAATTGATATTTCTAGATTCAGCCTTGAGATATTTCtacaaatttcaattatttagaCCGACTactagactaattaattgagaccGAAACTTAATCATCTAAGTGTACTCGATAGGGTACATTACAAGAAGAACAATTACTCATGTCATAAGATAACTTTTTATCTTATTCATTATTTGATAAACAAATTACAAACCAAgagtaataatataaaatttattaaggtAGATGTTTGGGACACTACGCTCCCTTATGAACTGCAAGTGCAGGAACAAACCTAGATCTACTTGAAAAAATGGCGAGTCAGTTATCATTTTCATCTTCATGTGTGTAACTCGCCATTATAGACTCATCCTCAACACTTATTTCTTGTATTACGCCCACTGAAAATAGAGGAAGATAATTGTCAATTACGGCAATTTGCTGATTTCATTCACGAAATTTGATGATATAATAACAGTATACATGAGTGGCCTTTCGGGAAttgattctaataaaataatttaaattataaaagtcTTGGAAGGAAGCAAATGCAAGTTATTATTCTTTCAGATTGCTAGCATTTTGGcgttatgtgaattttatttaagCGGTGCTGCAACTGTTTCAGTGATATATCCAGTATGAAAGAGGAATTGAATTATACATGTTTGTTAGAAAAAATAGAGTGGGGAGAGAGAAAGGATGTAGtggatatttttttgtattttcaatctTTTATACTGGAAACAAAAATTGTCCCTTAATTTAGTGggtaacaaaatttatatattgatgTTGTGGTGTGTTACTTTATGTTGTCAcgtgactttttttaaaataaacagaaaacaaatatttttttaatatagtgtcccttatattttatcaaattaagcatatccttgaagttttttttttatcatttctcATGTATTTTGCGGGGGATATTAAACTGTTTTTCAGGTGAGGATAAGTTTGTGCTTATATACATGGTTACAATTGAAATTATAACTAGTTTTTAATAGAAAAGAATCATAAACTTCATTATCCATGTACTAACCAAAACGAGTAAAAATTCCCCAATATGAAGATAACGAAGTAACATAATTGACACAAGTAGTAAtgaaatgtgttttttaattaaatagttgatgatttcaattctaattaatcaTTCCGTAGGAAATAAGTTGGGAGTATTTAACGTCTGTCCAACAACTTTATGTAACACCatggtttaaaaaaaaggaaaaaaaaaaaaaaaaagcaacaacCAAAATTTCATTCGGTTGTCTGTTGTCACCACTACGCAACATACAGCATCACCCGCAGCCAAAGCTGCCTCGGCTAAATAGAGGCGAGAAGTTGAAAAAGTTTAAAGGGGAATAAAGAATATTGgaaacactttttctttttaaataatcttttattctttttcctaCACTAATATTAACATTTTTCAGCGTCGTCAAAATTGATTGGGAGATCGGACTGAAGAAGGTCATATAATATAACTGATTcaactataaataataaaaaataaaaataaaaataaaaaacatattggtAGGGGCATGTTAgcatttttataatcttttcaatttatttctcacttatttttctataatcaaacaacttatttttcaattattcttCCTCTATTTTCATCCACTATATTTCTCACTTCACAATTAAATAGAAcattaaagaataaaacaaataatcgAATTTGTTGAAGcagtttaaataaattgatgATTTAGCATGCTTCTAATAGAATTGTTGTGGTATGAAAATTTCTGAAATATTTTAAGGAATAATATGAATTTTCTAATACATGTATGATTAGGGAAAATAATGAGTAGGATATTATACTATCCATTCTCCTAttcgaattttaaaaaaatatttgtatctaGTCTCATATCCaaatagataataattttaatattcattCTGCTATCTACACTTACCTCGTAGTCCATACTTTAGgtataaagttaataaattaataaaaatatattaattaaaaaattattacaagtaaatttaaaatttattctaatccaaatataacattaaaaatatctacACATAGTATCAAAAGAAGGAGACATCACATTGATTTGTCTAAACTCTAAActtaaagttataaataaacatCATTCCAATAAAGCATCTAACATTACTAAGATAAGTTATTAAGTAAGTAGAAATTTACACTATTAATTTAAAACACcaaacaacataaaatattaattcataatttaaaGTGAATCTTAAAAAGAATTtgtcaataaatttaatataaaatatatatatatattgaattagGTTTTACTACTACTTTATTTATTAGATTGTTacggttaattataaaattatacaatataattattttttttataaaagaatatatataatataaattatttagtcCAATAAACAAgtaattactcttttaatttgaaaatatttttgtatatacaTGTAGGTGCAGGATTCATTGTGTGTGATACTACtgtcattttctattttaaaatcctCCAAACTTGAATTCAATTTGGTACTACAAATTACCTGTCGGCAGAGAATCCATGCCATACCCACCCCACACCAAAATTTTGACCCACACCACTGCatttgtcatatatatatatccctcCCTCACCCTTGTTTGGAGACAACAAAAGAACACACATTACTAGAAAGTTAGAAAACATGGCAGCGGTGGCCGGAGCATCCTCGTCCGTGATTAAGGTGGCTGCACTTTCCGGATCTTTAAGGAAAGGCTCTTACAACAGAGCCCTCATTCGTTCTGGTAGGTTCCTACTACACACTCTAAGACAAagtcacttttatttttccattttgttatttatttatttgtttgtttgttttgattttaatttattttgggtTGACTTTGATATTGATAGCTATTGAGCTAAGCCAAGGTAGAGTTGAAGGCCTTCAAATCGAGTACGTTGATATTTCGCCTTTGCCCCTTCTCAACACCGATCTTGAGGTGAATGGGACCTACCCCCCACAAGTTGAAGCCTTTCGCCAGAAGATTCTCGCAGCTGATAGTATCCTCTTTGCTTCCCCTGAGTACAATTACTCTGTCGCAAGTATGCTGGCTCCACTATctgtttcttgttttcttttttaatttgttgataTCTTTGGAAATAGGACATTAACTACTGATATAGTcaaaataatacatattttttgtcttaattttCTGGTTTATTAAAGGGGAAAAATCTCCTGTGTTCGATCGCTAAGTAAAATttggtaaaaaattattttcaccaaaaataaaacttgaatgGTACTCGAATGATTCAAAGTTGGAAGTCAAAATAATGTatagaagttgaaataattcTTATACTATGATTTAATGTGTCTTTGGTTTACCGTTGAGATACTCTCAAACAACCGGTGAATTAAAAGTTCTGAATTCGTATTTCTCAAAAGATGTGTATATGAAGGTGTGTTTGTTCAACCTTAACTTTTGGAGTTGGAGTAACcacaaattaaactcaaatttctTAGTTGATACTAGGGtttattataaccgatgttgttgagTCACATGCTATGAGATTGTTATGAAATTACTTATAAACTAGACAAATACTCGCGCGTTGCGCGGATTTATAAatgattaaagaaatatttaaataaattatttatttgattaatcaaatttaaaaatataattgttaatgatattttatatcattttttgttaaaggagataaaaaattacgtataaattaagatattttttatttatcaatatatttataagggaatatttcaaaattagaggTTGACCACTCAACTAAAATTGATTAATATGAAGATAAAAGTAAGTGTtgtgtataaattttaaaagaatataagaataaagtgaaattgacataataaaacaatcaaaaaaatatatttaatgaaagaaaaataatcaatcataatggtaaaacacataaaaatgaTGTGAATAAAACACCAAAAATTGTTCATCTAAATAgactttttgtatttatttgcttTTGTTAGTGACCTATTGTTGAATTTTGTCTTCTTTGGTGTgttcctttttaaattttttatgaaattgaataaattttatttgataatgaaGATGCATCTTTTACTTCTAAGATGTTTGTAGCTTTGAACTTTTACTTATGACACATATTAGGGTTTATTTTAACGGTTCTTGTTGAGTCTATTGAATCACATGCTATGAGACTGTTATAAAATTACTTATAAATGTCTAATCCTGCAAATTTTACTCTTGAAACCTTCTATCTTCAGAAGGTTGTGTATTGAAGATCTGACATggattaataatgtaaaaccaAATAGTATGTATAAGTGGGAGATTATTCATCTGTAAACTAATTTTTGAGAGTGAGTTAGACTCAAATCTAAATTATAGGAGAATCCATTTTTTTCATGGATTTGCAACCTATGCTATTGTTGAATAGTATGGCATGATTACAAAAAGAAGTAAATGATTATTTAATCAATGTTAATTCATGGATCTAATGATTAATTATCATGAGCCTTgattgtgaaaaaaattgtgtccTTCAATATGATGATACCTTAATAATAACAGATAGAATATCAAACTAAAAtgcatatttttcatttattgaaGGTCCTTTAAAGAATGCACTTGACTGGGCATCAAGGGCACCAAATGTTTGGGCTGGTAAACCTGCTGCCATAGTGAGTGCTGGAGGAGGCtttggtggtggaagatcacAATATCATCTACGCCAAATTGGAGTATTCTTGgatcttcatttcatcaacaaACCTGAATTCTTCCTCAATGCATTCCAGCCACCTGCAAAGTTTAACAATGATGGTGACTTGATTGATGAAGATGCCAAGAATAGGTTGAAGGATGTCCTTCTGTCCTTGAAGGAATTTACCCTTAGACTTCaaggaaaaaattgaaacatttcTGATTCccaaaaattgttaaaataagcTTTGGATTTTGGTCCATTCCTTTTAGGAATAATAGTGTGATCTGGACTGTCTCTGACTGCATGACAACAGTATTATGCAGAAACAAGAGAACGTGTATTTGTTTttacatttgaaattttttgttatgtattgTCGTGTCTTGgtttgttttgtttacttttggCAATTGAGTAAAGTCCACATGGTTTAATTTGTGTTTAAGGATCATTACAAATGTCTTCAACAATCACgtgaaaatgattaaattagcCCACCTGCATTTGTCATTAATGTTTCTAATTGAAGAAAAACTTGAATAATTGAGAATATCTAAATTCTCATTCTTATCTTCACACATATAAAGCTAAAAGCTAATACGGGTTAACACAAACCCTTAACGattcaaaacaaattttcaCCTTTATGGATGTGggttctaattttctttttgccACTTTTCCTGCTAGGTGGACAACTTTCTTGAGGAAGATCTTTTAGTGCCTATGGACTAATGAAGTAGCAATAATAGGGTGAAATTGTTTGTGGTTCGGGCATGTACAAAAATTTTCTAGGTAGCCCTCTGCTGGTAGTTCCAACTTATCATTGACACCCTGTTCGACAGTATTGAAGTACTCATCATTCTATTTATACAACCTtttctagaaagaaaaaaaaaaatctttgcacATATACAAGGTCATGCCTATTACTATTAGGCTATTACACCATCCAAAGACAAGGAACGCTAGAGCCACTTGTACCGTCAGACCCATCATTTCCTtgaaattattgtttatatgcataaattatttttcatgtagGAAATGACATCAATAGCATTTGTGAGGAGGatctaaaaataagttttttttttaataaaaaagacttaattgtaaaaataGTTTTCATATTTATCTCAATTCACTAAATCGGTCTCCTGAAATCACCAGTTTagttcctcattttttttttcaatctagcTATTTGAGTCCCCAATATCAAAATTGAACATTAATTGTTATTGAATAATGTTGACTGTTATGTGTCACAATTTTATTGGACGTTGACTGTTAATGGGTAACGTTAACTGTCATATGTCATAATCATATTGGACGTGAATTTTCGTATACAATTTTAACATCCAATAGGATTATGACATTTGGCAGTCAACATTTTCCATTAACAGTCAATGAGTAATgatgactgtcacgtgtcataATCATATTGGACATTAATTTTCGTACACCATTTTAACATCCAATAAGATTATGATACATGGCTGTTAACGTTTTTCATTAACGGTCAATGTCCAATTTAGAAATTGGAAactcaaatagaaaaaaaatagaaaactaaattGGTGAATTAAATTACACAGAACCAATTTAGTGAATTGAGATAAATAGGAAAACTATTTATGCaattaagtttataaaaaataagcttATTATGtggattaaaaacaaattttcataaaaatatagagactagaaacatatttttaaaaatatagagaCTAGAAACATATTTTTCCTAATTTCTAATATCCCAATATTATGATTTCCATTTTATAAGTTCTTGCCTGACGCTTCTTCCTCCTACAAGCGACCTTCAACCAAGTGTATCCCACTCACCTCTTTTGTGCTTTTGTCTTTGTCTCTGTCTTTGTTAGTTTCTCTCTcctaaaattttaatgtaattatagttattaattttagaataaaaattattagtattaaagtttatttaaattaaaattattaatgaaaatatatcttatataagagtaaaatgattaaattgaacgatataatcaaacatgaaaatgttaaaatttaatataaaaaatcatgacttaaaaaaatactcacATAACTtcgagaaacaaaaaaaaaaattggtaagtTATGAATTTGAATGCAATACTAGAGGATTTAACACTTATACGTTTTTGTTCAACTAACTAAACTAATATTCCTTGATCGAGAGTTGCTAATCCAAAAacttacaacattttttttatgaatttgttaattagtaagttatatattaatattttcaattaagtaATCCAAAAAACATTACGTTTTCCATAATACttaatcagtttttttaaaaaatagttcccAAATTATATTTCTGGAAATTATCACAAATGAAAATGTTACACGGATTCATTAATCCCAAACTTGTTTATTAAGGATCCGGATTCAATTTATTAAGGCCTCTTAAATTCTGCTCCTCAACTTTGTCCTGTGCAATCTTTTATATCGTGGCAGCTTCTCGGGGGAGACAAAGTTTGTGACGGATGTCTTTGCTAACCATTTCCTCGgcgtttttttattattattatttttgttacctCATGCTTTAGTCATCTCCTTGCTTCAGCCGTTTCCTTTGTAAGTAGTTGTTTCAGAGTTGATATTGGTTCCCATAAACTttaaaattcctgaaaaatattttgcttcttttttcaaACACTTCACCACTCCTTCTTTCCCCTTCCTCTTGGAGTGTCCTCCTTCTCCTCATCTCCTATTAAATCTAGAGcagaaacataatttttttattatctttgttGAAATACACAaagaaatcatatttttgtttcgtattttaaaaaaaaatacacaatgaaaatataattttgttatgatATTGGTTAAGATAAGTAATGAAATTGTATTTctattgtgtattttttatgatttttttattaactataaatgcaagttatctttttaaagtaatcaaaataattgtaatataatttatcatttttaatagtattcaatattttttaattaaaattaaaataattggatACAAGTTATCATTTATAAaggtaatcaaattaattattataagaattaCCTGGATTAATCGTAATCAAATCAATTcatgatattattttgattacaattaaaaaaaagtaatttatgtcattattaatttaaatttaaataaaaagaggtaatttatgtaataattaattgtattaCTGTTAAAAAGATAGTATGTGtcatcattaatataatttgtatcaaaattaaagtaaaaaagataaattaaatttgcaaataatttttcatgaaaaaacctaacaaaaacacattttgtGTTGTATAAAAAGGGGTGTGAAAAAATTACATGATGGACAGGTGTTtttgtttccaatttttttcacGAAAACATGTTTAGGTTGAATATTTTGTATGCATCCCCTATCCTACAATGGAGATGTGTTTCGGTTGTAGTTAGGGGAtgtatacaaaatataaaacaaaaatgtgttttcaCGTACAAAAtccaaaatgaaaatatgtttccaCTGGGTAATTTGTTCGCTCCCTTGCAATACAACGGAAATACGTTTCCGTTATGAATTGTGTAAGCGATTGTACAACGAAATCATGATTCTATGGGAAGAACattttcagaataaaaaaaatgacaataccTTGGTAAGGACCCATAGCAATTGAAATGGGACCAATACTAACTCCctagttatttttgtttgtttttctaacCCTTGGACCCTcctagaataaaaaaagaaaaaaaaagaactatcaTCTATCACAAAGTAATGGTTGtgatgattcaaattttttGTCTTCCTTTCATTGATAAATaattgacttaaatatatttttagcctTTAAATTTGAGTCATTTCCTTTTTAgtcattcaaatttaaatttatttttttagtccttcaaatcCATAAAATACTCATTTTAGTACGTAGCAGGAGCCAAATAAGATATTCACAATTTGTGAAAACATTTTACtgcaaaaatttgatttttatttaatattttaaagtagTTGTCGATGATTAAAAACTATCATAATCAAGTCAGGAAAAAAGTCCATTGACcactttaatgtttttaatttttactgacttgattatgacaatttcaaacTATTAGAAAAtcatactttaaaatataaaatagaaaatcaaaattacgTCGATAGAAATgtcaaaaattgtaaattttttattttttatttaactcacAATTTGCATAGACTAAAAAGAACATTTTGCggattttaaagactaaaaaaataactttaaatttgaaagactaaaaaaaatgactcacatttaaatcattaaaaatatttttaagcctCAAATCTTTTTCTTCCATCCCTATTGCTTGGGCATCTTAATGGTTTATTGTGCATAGCCCATGTACCACACAAGAAGTGAAGGACAACAATATTAGTTTAGGGAACATGAATATTATTACCGTATTGAGGGAACAAAAAACCAATGGAGAAACAAATTTGAGACAACAAATGTCCTTCAAGAAACTGAATGAATCTAACTCTTTCTTTTTAACCCGTATATACTCCAGCCGAAAGATAGATAAGAATTCCAACAGATATTGAAATTTGTTTAAGAGACTGGCCTCTCTTAA encodes:
- the LOC100526972 gene encoding NADPH:quinone oxidoreductase-like (The RefSeq protein has 1 substitution compared to this genomic sequence), which produces MAAVAGASSSVIKVAALSGSLRKGSYNRALIRSAIELSQGRVEGLQIEYVDISPLPLLNTDLEVNGTYPPQVEAFRQKILAADSILFASPEYNYSVASPLKNALDWASRAPNVWAGKPAAIVSAGGGFGGGRSQYHLRQIGVFLDLHFINKPEFFLNAFQPPAKFNNDGDLIDEDAKNRLKDVLLSLKEFTLRLQEKN